One Bifidobacterium angulatum DSM 20098 = JCM 7096 DNA window includes the following coding sequences:
- a CDS encoding fibronectin type III domain-containing protein encodes MPPHIRRRIPPALILVMLLAFIAGVLVVQSVVRHQVHCDDGSVWVMSQSHGKAVRFNADIEEPTGAVRAMKGRFDILQSGDDALLAGSTHIASIDAPTLNITDYDVSTRDSIMLLGGGTVAMVSRRSGDLHTGSLERIGELAKASGTPVMRLGTGGKAVVDYQGTVWGYRPSDGTVLSFTRSDRRAASVCSLSGGERLAVSAFTVVDGVPVVLSGNRLVFPGGETTIDDSGRMLLQSTPTDDRQSGWVAIALPGKLALISLRTQSPEPVLLDSLGSGAPAQPVSAGGCVHAAFAQHTDNAIQACSPSAEHADFISLASVTPSSELVFRANHRHVVLNDVANGTIWNPQRSPETIALQWNALQPDRDQQREDSSTALEAKHSVTPDCDSSSSSTGHIRAVDDEFGIRPSSRMTLDVLRNDESTGCSALRIDRIGAPTGGAVRITPVRHGRYLQVDASELPSGTIRFTYSVSDGHGQSASASVRLNVAEANRNQPPVQTDVPADIPVERGASYTASVLDSFTDPDGDPLTLVSAKPQNSGTRLSARADGRLTFDAGTVESGRIGVELTVSDGTAATTGIVFFAIHAADSLGAQIDPISQDAISAVPVTVDLSPYIHATGTHTPLLTDVTAPENTSTTANGSDMTVSFTAASPGTYHVPFTVRQGRQQSAGTIRFNVSPPATERSTPITTNDVVVLGANGTAILEPLSNDLDPMGGVLSLASASAPPDTTIRTTVVARNRVHLEARHPLDAPITITYTAVNAVGTSQGSIIVHPASTVSGPALIRAEDFTVPVRCGGTRTVDVLSHIRYDEDAGMTLEGRLNTTASFQGMVHASELSIRYQAPDRPGEYSAVYTVGNDYGETVSATVTFAVHQRDADSKKPPKPRDIQTRVAPGGTVRIPIALGGVDDADDVMLLGLGNETPARGRIVETGADYMIYEAYTDANGTDSFSYAVEDWSGRKSQATIRVGISAASSPSGVTARDDDVTVRPGSTLAVPVTANDLSHDGANLTLLRKLETHGRIDARVTGSAITFTAPEHEGTYYIIYTVRNQAGLEDTATLSVQVSRTARIRPPQAYDHRIAAHTTLGKRKVTVNIADRIANPSGPFSELSVHVDDAARRQAHGSVQGTVITLELAQEAYTIPYTVTNTVHGLGSTAFIHVPAYGAFPPTLRPDAPELTVPSGKTITFALADYVRVGAGKTAYADSREPIATAKGGDGIALDGGKTIRFTAPNDYAGPASIALTATDADPRSGKPGASATIMVPVTVTGGRQSLPTFPTTTIDMAPGDTDRLIDLHALTISTSHRESSERFTYSGGLTSQAIQATVSNTGQLRIRIADEASPGATVSIPIRIHAGTDTVEAGLSVRIVASSRPLARIAERTIRLHAGATQHVNILADAYNPFPGTPLTVTQCTGIDTGTATGESVTIRCDESGDIAVRAINGSGSYDVAVTVADATRAKDRMVTGILHVATTDVPDAPSLSIMRAQSQDGAVTLVWNPGRNNGAEILEYEVHATGHNTVSCGTDTVCTIDGLSNGRQYTFTVRARNDIGWSAYSNTVTATPDAPPGTPLRLHATGGRNALHVTWQPPSGSGTAFSAPTSYTVTLTGSDGSRHEQQIEADALQASFQISDAMLSASLSFTVGVRAANAVGSGNQAGLTVNAGEVYGIPDRPVITMRQDASEPNIIRGSIALGEMRGNSCTSITVNGHALSREPTCTSTSFAFDIADSEFFSQLSINATVETNHGLQMRSESASVTPVTPIGRAEFANADGSDAVCTMRWRITGKADSVMAQLHGMTSSRKTGVLEYTPAPWTPCETGTVTALLNGESGATMIGPADLSMNKPAANITPPTSIRWDGRNHIIVRGGHIDTYGQPATIRLLINAVPFVWEPSVTQRIDVSSLPDAASYRWTVHVTANGGDHRLDAVHESTGNLVEGARAVIPSSMPAMLRSRRDTNSGHAIAPSNNHYSGDAYELRTYSR; translated from the coding sequence ATGCCGCCGCACATACGCCGGCGCATTCCCCCAGCGCTCATCCTCGTTATGCTGCTGGCCTTCATAGCCGGCGTGCTGGTGGTGCAGTCCGTAGTCAGGCATCAGGTGCACTGCGACGATGGCAGCGTATGGGTCATGTCGCAGAGCCACGGCAAGGCGGTACGGTTCAATGCGGACATCGAAGAGCCCACAGGAGCGGTGCGCGCCATGAAGGGTCGCTTCGACATCCTGCAATCCGGAGACGATGCGCTGCTTGCCGGAAGCACGCATATCGCTTCCATAGACGCACCGACGTTGAACATCACCGACTATGACGTTTCCACACGCGACAGCATCATGCTGCTGGGCGGCGGAACCGTGGCGATGGTTTCCCGTCGCAGCGGCGACCTGCACACCGGCTCCCTGGAACGCATCGGTGAACTTGCCAAGGCGAGCGGCACGCCGGTCATGCGGTTGGGAACCGGAGGCAAGGCGGTCGTCGATTACCAAGGCACCGTATGGGGGTACCGGCCGAGCGACGGCACGGTATTGTCGTTCACACGTTCAGACCGACGAGCGGCATCGGTCTGTTCCCTGTCCGGCGGTGAACGCCTGGCTGTTTCGGCATTCACCGTAGTCGACGGTGTTCCCGTCGTATTGTCAGGCAATCGGCTCGTGTTCCCGGGAGGCGAAACCACCATCGATGATTCCGGGCGCATGCTCTTGCAGTCGACGCCGACCGATGACAGGCAATCCGGCTGGGTTGCGATTGCTCTGCCGGGCAAACTCGCCCTGATCAGCCTTCGGACGCAGTCGCCCGAACCCGTGCTGTTGGATTCCCTAGGCTCGGGAGCGCCGGCGCAACCGGTTTCGGCTGGCGGATGCGTGCATGCGGCGTTCGCGCAGCATACCGATAATGCCATCCAAGCGTGCTCGCCGTCTGCCGAGCATGCGGATTTCATATCGCTCGCATCGGTGACGCCTTCCTCGGAGCTGGTGTTTCGGGCCAACCATCGTCATGTTGTGCTCAACGACGTTGCAAACGGCACCATCTGGAACCCGCAGCGTTCGCCTGAGACCATCGCGCTGCAGTGGAACGCCCTGCAACCGGATCGCGACCAGCAGCGCGAGGATTCCTCCACAGCCTTGGAAGCCAAGCATTCCGTAACGCCCGACTGCGATTCTTCGTCCTCGTCCACCGGCCATATACGGGCTGTGGATGATGAATTCGGCATTCGCCCGTCAAGCCGCATGACGCTTGACGTGCTACGTAACGACGAAAGTACCGGCTGTTCCGCGCTTCGTATCGACCGGATCGGCGCGCCGACAGGCGGCGCTGTGCGCATCACGCCGGTTCGTCATGGGCGATATCTGCAGGTCGATGCTTCCGAATTGCCAAGCGGCACCATACGGTTCACCTACAGCGTTTCGGACGGGCACGGCCAAAGCGCTTCCGCCTCCGTACGCCTGAACGTCGCCGAGGCCAATCGCAATCAGCCGCCGGTGCAGACCGACGTTCCTGCGGATATCCCCGTCGAACGGGGCGCATCCTACACGGCAAGCGTGCTGGATTCCTTCACCGACCCGGACGGCGATCCGCTGACGTTGGTATCGGCAAAGCCTCAGAACAGTGGCACACGCCTCTCCGCCCGCGCGGATGGGCGGCTGACCTTCGACGCCGGAACGGTGGAATCAGGCAGGATCGGTGTTGAGCTGACCGTTTCCGACGGAACCGCCGCCACGACGGGAATCGTGTTCTTCGCCATTCACGCCGCGGATAGTCTGGGCGCGCAGATCGACCCGATATCGCAGGATGCCATCTCGGCGGTTCCCGTCACCGTCGACCTGTCGCCCTACATTCATGCCACTGGCACGCATACCCCGTTATTGACCGACGTCACGGCACCAGAGAACACGAGCACAACGGCGAACGGATCGGACATGACCGTCTCGTTCACCGCGGCCTCGCCAGGCACCTACCACGTGCCGTTCACGGTGCGACAGGGGCGACAGCAATCCGCAGGAACCATACGATTCAACGTCAGTCCGCCTGCCACGGAACGCTCCACGCCCATCACGACAAACGATGTCGTCGTATTAGGAGCCAACGGCACCGCCATACTCGAGCCGTTATCCAACGACCTCGACCCGATGGGCGGCGTGCTTTCCCTCGCTTCCGCTTCGGCACCGCCCGATACCACGATCCGCACGACCGTAGTGGCACGAAACAGAGTGCATCTGGAAGCCCGGCACCCGTTGGACGCTCCGATCACCATCACCTATACCGCAGTGAATGCGGTCGGCACCTCGCAGGGAAGCATCATCGTGCATCCAGCAAGCACGGTTTCAGGCCCGGCACTGATACGCGCCGAAGACTTCACCGTCCCCGTGCGATGCGGCGGCACCCGCACCGTGGATGTGCTGAGCCATATACGCTATGACGAGGATGCCGGAATGACGCTGGAAGGCAGGCTGAACACCACGGCATCATTTCAGGGCATGGTGCACGCATCGGAACTTTCCATCCGATACCAAGCACCGGACCGCCCCGGAGAATATTCGGCCGTCTACACCGTCGGCAACGACTACGGCGAAACCGTGTCCGCAACCGTAACCTTTGCCGTGCACCAGCGTGATGCCGACAGCAAAAAACCACCCAAACCGCGCGATATCCAAACCCGAGTCGCTCCAGGCGGCACGGTACGCATCCCCATCGCACTTGGCGGCGTCGACGATGCCGACGACGTGATGCTGTTGGGATTGGGCAACGAGACTCCCGCGCGCGGGCGAATCGTGGAAACCGGCGCGGATTACATGATCTACGAGGCCTATACCGATGCCAACGGTACCGACAGCTTCTCCTATGCGGTGGAGGATTGGTCCGGACGCAAATCCCAAGCCACGATCCGGGTAGGCATATCCGCGGCATCCTCACCCAGCGGCGTAACGGCCCGCGACGATGATGTAACAGTACGCCCCGGAAGCACACTCGCCGTGCCCGTCACCGCCAATGACCTATCGCACGACGGCGCGAATCTTACGCTGCTGCGCAAACTGGAGACCCACGGGCGAATCGACGCCCGCGTGACCGGCAGCGCAATCACCTTCACAGCGCCAGAGCACGAAGGCACCTACTACATCATCTATACCGTGCGCAATCAGGCAGGTCTTGAAGACACTGCCACACTGAGCGTACAGGTCAGCAGAACCGCCAGAATCAGACCCCCGCAAGCCTACGACCACAGGATCGCGGCGCATACGACGCTCGGCAAACGCAAGGTGACGGTGAATATCGCGGACCGGATCGCAAACCCTTCCGGCCCGTTCAGCGAATTATCCGTGCACGTGGACGATGCGGCCCGGCGACAAGCGCACGGCAGCGTGCAGGGTACCGTCATCACGTTGGAACTCGCGCAGGAGGCGTACACGATTCCATACACCGTTACGAATACCGTGCATGGACTCGGCTCCACCGCCTTCATCCATGTACCGGCATACGGGGCCTTTCCACCGACGCTGCGACCCGATGCACCGGAACTGACCGTACCATCGGGGAAAACCATCACCTTCGCCCTTGCCGATTATGTACGCGTCGGCGCAGGGAAAACGGCCTATGCCGACAGCCGCGAACCCATCGCAACCGCCAAAGGCGGGGACGGCATAGCGCTTGACGGCGGGAAAACCATACGATTCACCGCCCCGAACGATTATGCCGGCCCGGCTTCGATCGCGCTCACCGCCACGGACGCCGATCCCAGAAGCGGAAAGCCTGGCGCATCCGCAACGATCATGGTGCCCGTCACCGTTACGGGAGGGCGGCAATCACTGCCCACGTTCCCCACAACGACAATCGATATGGCACCCGGCGATACCGATCGCCTCATCGACCTGCATGCATTGACCATATCCACCAGCCATCGCGAGTCTTCGGAACGTTTCACCTATTCGGGGGGACTGACCTCTCAAGCCATACAAGCCACCGTGTCGAACACCGGGCAGTTGCGGATACGCATCGCCGATGAGGCCAGTCCCGGCGCAACCGTCAGCATTCCGATTCGCATCCATGCCGGAACGGATACGGTGGAAGCGGGATTGAGCGTGCGCATCGTGGCCTCTTCACGTCCGCTCGCCCGCATCGCGGAACGGACCATACGGCTGCACGCCGGCGCAACACAGCATGTCAACATACTGGCCGACGCCTATAACCCCTTCCCCGGCACTCCGCTTACGGTAACGCAATGCACAGGCATAGACACTGGCACAGCCACAGGAGAGTCCGTCACGATACGATGCGACGAATCAGGCGACATCGCAGTACGCGCCATCAATGGCAGCGGATCGTATGATGTCGCCGTTACCGTCGCGGACGCGACCCGGGCGAAGGACCGCATGGTCACCGGCATACTGCATGTGGCGACAACGGACGTTCCCGACGCCCCGTCACTGTCAATCATGCGCGCGCAATCGCAGGATGGAGCCGTTACCCTAGTCTGGAATCCCGGCAGGAACAATGGTGCTGAGATTCTTGAATACGAGGTGCATGCCACCGGCCATAACACGGTATCGTGCGGAACCGATACGGTGTGCACCATCGACGGATTGTCCAATGGCAGGCAATACACGTTCACGGTGCGAGCCAGAAACGATATCGGCTGGTCGGCGTATTCCAACACCGTCACTGCTACTCCGGACGCTCCTCCGGGAACGCCGTTGCGCCTCCATGCGACCGGCGGAAGGAACGCTTTGCACGTCACGTGGCAGCCTCCTTCCGGCAGCGGCACGGCGTTCAGCGCACCAACGTCCTACACCGTCACGCTCACCGGTTCCGACGGCAGCCGCCATGAACAGCAGATCGAAGCCGATGCTTTACAAGCCTCATTCCAGATCTCGGACGCCATGCTATCCGCTTCCCTGTCGTTCACCGTCGGCGTCCGCGCCGCGAATGCCGTCGGATCCGGAAATCAGGCCGGCCTGACCGTGAACGCCGGTGAAGTCTACGGCATCCCCGATCGTCCTGTCATCACCATGCGCCAGGATGCCAGCGAGCCGAATATCATCAGGGGATCGATCGCCCTAGGCGAGATGCGCGGCAATTCCTGCACCAGCATTACGGTGAATGGCCACGCACTGAGCAGGGAGCCGACTTGCACAAGCACCTCGTTCGCATTCGACATCGCAGATAGCGAGTTCTTCTCACAACTGTCGATAAACGCCACCGTGGAGACGAATCATGGTCTGCAGATGCGTTCCGAATCGGCATCGGTCACTCCCGTCACGCCCATAGGGCGTGCCGAGTTCGCGAACGCGGATGGTTCGGATGCCGTTTGCACCATGCGATGGCGTATTACCGGCAAAGCCGATTCCGTTATGGCCCAATTGCATGGCATGACCAGTTCCCGGAAAACCGGTGTATTGGAATACACGCCAGCCCCCTGGACCCCATGCGAAACGGGGACCGTCACCGCTCTGCTGAACGGCGAATCCGGAGCCACCATGATCGGGCCCGCCGATCTCAGTATGAACAAGCCTGCCGCGAATATCACGCCACCGACCTCCATCCGATGGGATGGACGCAACCACATCATCGTGCGTGGCGGCCATATAGACACGTATGGGCAACCAGCCACCATTCGTCTGCTCATTAATGCGGTTCCCTTCGTATGGGAACCATCAGTCACCCAACGCATCGACGTGTCCTCGCTGCCGGATGCCGCCTCATACCGTTGGACGGTTCACGTCACCGCCAACGGCGGCGACCACCGGCTTGACGCAGTACATGAGTCCACAGGGAATCTTGTGGAGGGCGCACGCGCCGTCATTCCCTCTTCCATGCCGGCGATGCTGCGAAGCCGGCGCGACACGAATTCCGGACATGCAATAGCACCATCAAACAACCACTATTCAGGAGACGCCTATGAATTGCGTACGTATTCCCGGTAG
- a CDS encoding AAA family ATPase, protein MPLHMPEAGRNQPRPHTDANADTDADTDANTLLGAIPATDRSSYVSPDGNGDTPPAAAPENVEAFQRAFAELSERIAADIIGKPTAIRQLLTVLFAGGHLLLEDEPGTGKTRLARTTAHTIGSTFGRIQFTPDLLPSDVLGVTLYDQSTGTFSWRKGPVFASLVLADEINRASPKTQSALLEVMEEEQITIDGTTYDVPQPFMVIATQNPSGHLGTYALPEAQMDRFMMRISLGHPERESALLILRNASHRKCVETTDSDGFRPPDNQSSGSGSPSSDAPAHASSWMLAMRGIAERVHVDDAIGEYIVRLVEQTRCDSQVASGASMRGALALLRCARVAAAANGRDYVLPDDVMEHVVAVLAHRLALTDEAACAEIRQEDVVRRISEQVPVPSMGGERALP, encoded by the coding sequence GTGCCGCTTCATATGCCTGAGGCGGGGCGGAACCAGCCACGCCCCCATACCGATGCCAATGCCGACACCGATGCCGACACCGATGCCAATACTCTGTTGGGCGCAATCCCCGCCACCGACCGCAGCTCATATGTCAGTCCCGATGGCAACGGCGATACGCCGCCCGCTGCAGCACCGGAAAACGTCGAGGCGTTCCAACGGGCATTCGCCGAACTTTCGGAACGCATAGCGGCCGATATCATCGGCAAGCCGACTGCGATCAGGCAGCTGCTCACGGTATTGTTCGCCGGCGGGCATCTGCTGTTGGAAGACGAGCCCGGCACCGGAAAAACACGATTGGCCCGCACCACGGCGCACACAATCGGCTCGACGTTCGGACGCATCCAGTTCACACCGGATCTGCTGCCGTCCGATGTGCTGGGCGTCACGTTGTATGACCAGAGCACCGGCACGTTCTCGTGGCGGAAGGGGCCGGTATTCGCCTCGCTGGTGCTGGCCGACGAGATCAACAGGGCCTCACCGAAAACGCAGTCGGCTCTATTGGAGGTAATGGAGGAGGAACAGATCACCATCGATGGAACGACATATGACGTGCCGCAGCCTTTTATGGTGATCGCCACGCAGAATCCTTCCGGCCATCTTGGCACCTATGCCTTGCCGGAAGCGCAGATGGATAGGTTCATGATGCGTATATCGCTGGGGCATCCGGAACGTGAATCCGCACTGCTGATTCTGCGCAATGCCAGTCATCGCAAGTGCGTCGAGACGACCGACTCGGATGGTTTTCGCCCACCGGATAACCAATCGAGCGGATCGGGATCGCCATCATCCGATGCCCCAGCACATGCATCGTCATGGATGCTTGCCATGCGCGGCATTGCCGAGCGCGTACACGTGGATGATGCCATTGGCGAGTACATCGTCCGACTGGTTGAACAGACGCGTTGTGACAGTCAGGTGGCGTCCGGCGCGTCCATGCGCGGCGCGCTGGCGTTGTTGCGCTGCGCACGTGTTGCCGCTGCAGCGAATGGCCGCGATTACGTGCTGCCTGACGATGTTATGGAGCATGTCGTCGCCGTACTTGCGCATCGTCTGGCACTCACCGATGAAGCGGCATGCGCCGAAATACGTCAGGAGGATGTTGTGCGACGCATCAGCGAACAGGTTCCGGTACCGTCAATGGGCGGAGAAAGGGCCCTGCCATGA
- a CDS encoding DUF58 domain-containing protein — protein MYLRRLPGITPSGRLAGLFGMVLIPAFALLGWHELLVFAVVVLSVLGAALILPTPCSSITAALSVDALHVVQGHDVGIQMILHTPVSVMLPSAMVLHIDGTPHHIPVPPLHAGQEHRIDLSLNAPPRSRIAIESLSIQQTGPFALTCHEQRLCTGPTVHIHPRTVCLPYSLTGRFQDLDGDDLPGIADDGISFQGLRPYVPGDDMRGVHWLSTAKTGVPMIRQYDRTRCSTTRLCFDSNASDYSDREEFELAVSVVASIGAHCLNRHDRLYVDAVSGRIGIQRVADLLDLCSGFTPQTNRTAQPCDTASPPQHGISMYCHVIGSRHDAHTLRSQIKGRYPQATRIVIVASADAEPSIAPHADETILTVGSLDQLAQLWKAVSRYGRMA, from the coding sequence ATGTATCTGCGACGTCTGCCCGGCATCACCCCATCAGGCAGACTTGCCGGATTGTTCGGCATGGTTCTGATTCCGGCTTTCGCCCTGTTGGGTTGGCATGAACTGCTGGTGTTCGCAGTCGTAGTACTGAGCGTGCTGGGTGCGGCACTCATACTCCCCACACCGTGCAGCAGTATCACCGCAGCACTGAGCGTCGACGCCCTGCATGTGGTTCAGGGGCATGATGTCGGCATTCAGATGATTCTGCATACCCCGGTTTCTGTAATGCTTCCCTCCGCTATGGTTCTGCATATCGACGGCACCCCGCACCATATTCCCGTTCCTCCACTCCACGCCGGGCAGGAGCATCGGATCGACCTGAGTCTGAACGCTCCGCCACGCTCACGGATCGCCATCGAATCATTGTCGATACAGCAGACAGGACCGTTCGCCCTCACCTGCCATGAGCAACGGCTCTGTACAGGACCAACCGTCCACATTCATCCGAGAACCGTCTGCCTGCCATATTCGCTGACAGGGCGTTTCCAGGATCTTGACGGCGACGATCTGCCCGGTATTGCGGATGATGGGATTTCCTTTCAGGGGTTACGCCCCTATGTTCCAGGGGATGACATGCGCGGCGTGCATTGGCTGAGCACGGCAAAAACAGGTGTTCCGATGATTCGTCAATATGATCGCACCCGTTGTTCAACGACCCGGCTGTGCTTCGATTCGAATGCCTCGGATTATTCGGACAGGGAGGAATTCGAACTGGCCGTATCCGTGGTCGCGTCGATCGGAGCGCATTGTCTGAACCGGCATGATCGCCTATACGTCGATGCCGTTTCAGGTCGGATCGGCATTCAACGCGTGGCGGATCTGCTCGACCTGTGCAGCGGCTTCACCCCGCAGACCAACCGGACCGCCCAGCCATGCGACACCGCTTCCCCACCACAGCACGGCATCTCGATGTACTGCCATGTGATCGGCTCCCGTCATGACGCCCATACGCTGCGATCGCAGATCAAGGGGCGTTACCCACAAGCCACTCGCATCGTCATAGTGGCGAGCGCCGATGCCGAACCATCCATCGCTCCCCACGCGGACGAGACGATACTTACCGTTGGCTCGCTCGATCAGCTTGCCCAGCTGTGGAAGGCGGTGAGCCGCTATGGGCGCATGGCATGA
- a CDS encoding transglutaminase-like domain-containing protein, with protein sequence MMLCQFLIGPALVFPGVTGDTAAFAVGTITQRWNQLLASYKYLISATPPVGTDAMSLPAVWTMALWCALAASSAALSHIAGFGVAPAIPILVTFALSALLGTKDGWHAGLLGAAAIAVLLPWTAARCGWRRPRRWLASLLVLTLALGAGLGSCRLMPHHRFVLRDHYEPPLIMRDTTSPLAGMRTFVKEHRNDTILTAYDLPAATPVRMAVMTCFDGNVWNVAGCADERGTATYRVMGSGASDTTKSDTTKSSTAKSDTTAYSAETGTASGNGTTVTFAIGKGLSGHSWLPIAGTPNGITMQGHADRRNLFYSAETNAAIYPTGMEEGMVYTVGTMLRPIPKNTDIAAAVGAKTTVSSADSVPREIGALASGIAGGQTTGGAMALALSTWLHSEGWFSHGLQGEHPSMAGHGSHRLLSMLQGSGMVGDGEQYASLMALMARELGLPSRVVLGVIPKDGNGMLSSTRAKQIDGHTVTEFTGNDIEAWVEIELERFGWVPFFPTPKETKTPDESQDLTPTSVESPLVRSSPSLADPLREERDPPDQAQQRERNTSASEKPRAWHAFLRIAGVVVLCLGPVWLVGIAAGLALLYNAFRVRRARRIPVPRLCMAAGWRMLVEHLRHTDLADVPLNRTRRMQASIIERQCPAIAGMVRQLADAADAAAFADAQATATDAVAYWRQLDQVRSAASASLTPAHRWLALTTPLPLRPQRFARSVAQRLRPAAQSRIVQAQRRGSRTRRQANATEHTNKH encoded by the coding sequence ATGATGCTCTGTCAGTTTCTTATCGGGCCGGCGCTCGTTTTCCCCGGCGTGACCGGTGATACGGCAGCGTTTGCCGTCGGCACGATCACCCAACGATGGAATCAATTGCTTGCCTCCTACAAGTATCTGATCTCCGCCACACCACCGGTCGGCACGGATGCCATGTCGTTGCCGGCGGTATGGACGATGGCGCTCTGGTGTGCTCTGGCCGCCTCCAGCGCCGCCCTGAGCCACATCGCCGGATTCGGCGTTGCACCCGCAATCCCCATTCTCGTCACCTTCGCCCTATCCGCCCTGTTGGGCACCAAAGACGGCTGGCATGCCGGCCTGTTGGGAGCCGCCGCCATCGCCGTGCTTCTCCCCTGGACCGCCGCGCGATGCGGATGGCGCCGTCCGCGACGCTGGCTGGCATCGCTGTTGGTGCTGACACTGGCGCTTGGCGCCGGCTTGGGCTCATGCAGACTCATGCCACATCATCGATTCGTACTGCGCGACCATTACGAGCCGCCGCTCATCATGAGGGACACCACCAGTCCGCTTGCCGGCATGCGCACATTTGTCAAGGAGCATCGTAACGATACGATTCTCACCGCATACGATCTACCTGCCGCCACTCCGGTGCGTATGGCCGTCATGACCTGTTTCGACGGCAATGTGTGGAATGTCGCCGGGTGCGCCGACGAGCGCGGGACCGCCACCTACCGTGTTATGGGATCGGGCGCTTCCGACACCACCAAGTCCGACACCACCAAGTCCAGTACCGCCAAGTCCGACACAACGGCATATAGCGCCGAAACCGGTACGGCCAGCGGCAACGGCACAACCGTCACCTTCGCCATAGGCAAAGGGCTTTCCGGCCATAGCTGGCTGCCCATCGCCGGCACGCCAAACGGCATAACCATGCAGGGCCATGCTGATCGGCGCAATCTGTTCTACAGTGCAGAAACCAACGCGGCCATATATCCGACCGGCATGGAGGAGGGTATGGTCTACACCGTCGGTACCATGCTTCGCCCCATTCCGAAGAATACGGATATCGCAGCGGCAGTGGGCGCCAAAACCACCGTATCGTCGGCCGACAGCGTTCCTCGTGAAATAGGCGCGTTGGCTTCAGGCATCGCCGGCGGGCAGACCACCGGAGGGGCGATGGCCCTGGCACTGTCTACATGGTTGCATTCCGAGGGATGGTTCTCGCATGGCTTGCAAGGCGAGCATCCCTCGATGGCCGGGCATGGCAGTCATCGTTTGCTCTCGATGCTGCAGGGAAGCGGCATGGTGGGCGATGGCGAACAATATGCCTCCCTGATGGCGTTGATGGCTCGGGAACTCGGTTTGCCCAGTCGCGTAGTCCTCGGCGTTATTCCCAAGGATGGCAACGGCATGCTGTCGTCAACGCGCGCGAAACAGATCGACGGCCATACGGTGACCGAATTCACGGGCAATGATATTGAAGCGTGGGTGGAGATCGAGCTTGAACGGTTCGGGTGGGTGCCGTTCTTTCCCACTCCGAAGGAGACGAAAACCCCTGACGAGTCGCAGGATCTTACTCCTACGAGCGTTGAATCCCCTTTGGTGCGGTCATCGCCTTCGCTTGCCGACCCGCTCCGTGAGGAACGCGATCCTCCAGACCAGGCGCAGCAAAGGGAACGGAATACCTCGGCATCGGAAAAGCCTCGGGCGTGGCATGCGTTTCTTCGTATTGCTGGCGTTGTGGTGCTGTGTCTCGGCCCTGTATGGCTAGTAGGGATCGCGGCGGGATTGGCGTTGCTCTATAACGCCTTTCGAGTGCGACGTGCCCGGCGCATACCTGTTCCACGACTGTGCATGGCGGCGGGATGGCGGATGCTGGTCGAGCACCTTCGCCATACCGATCTGGCTGACGTTCCCCTCAACCGTACTCGGCGTATGCAGGCGTCAATCATCGAACGGCAATGCCCCGCCATCGCCGGTATGGTTCGTCAGCTGGCCGATGCCGCCGATGCCGCGGCATTCGCGGATGCGCAGGCGACTGCGACCGATGCCGTGGCGTATTGGCGGCAGCTCGATCAGGTGCGTTCCGCGGCATCGGCGTCACTGACCCCTGCACACCGTTGGCTGGCCCTGACCACGCCTCTGCCTTTGCGGCCGCAGCGGTTTGCACGGTCGGTTGCGCAACGGCTTCGACCAGCCGCCCAATCACGCATCGTGCAAGCTCAACGGCGGGGGTCCCGAACGCGCCGGCAAGCAAACGCAACGGAACACACCAACAAACACTGA